A stretch of the Thiocystis violascens DSM 198 genome encodes the following:
- a CDS encoding glycosyltransferase family 4 protein, whose protein sequence is MQRTRRTSSDRREPAQLDLAIVTETYPPEINGVANTMLHLAEGLAERGHGIQLVRPRQQTDRGRIPTGPVIPYLVPGLPIPGYRGLRFGLPVYWRLRRQWHRSRPHLVYIATQGPLGHSALSAARALGIPTVTGFHTQFHQYSQHYGLGILTHQIAETLRHFHNRSDATLVPTAELKAELSSGGFQNVHVFGRGVDVTRFSPAWRDPALRRSWGCDDDTLVAVYVGRVAAEKNLDLAREAFQAILAERSNARFVLVGDGPELAHLRREFPDFICAGARVGDALSAHYASGDLFLFPSLTETFGNVVTEAMASGLPVIAFDYAAAHAHIESWVNGVTLAVGDSAAFIAASRAAAQDPVRLRQLGAAARKTAEGISWDRVLGRVEERLFEVIRRHGGMEVCHEAMAATPE, encoded by the coding sequence ATGCAACGAACACGCCGCACCTCATCCGACCGTCGGGAACCCGCGCAGCTGGATCTCGCCATCGTCACCGAGACCTATCCGCCCGAAATCAACGGCGTGGCCAATACCATGCTTCACCTTGCGGAAGGGCTGGCGGAGCGCGGACACGGGATTCAATTGGTCCGTCCGCGCCAACAGACCGATCGGGGACGGATACCCACCGGGCCGGTGATTCCCTATCTGGTGCCCGGACTGCCGATCCCCGGCTATCGCGGCCTGCGTTTCGGCCTCCCAGTCTACTGGCGTCTGCGCCGTCAATGGCATCGGAGCCGGCCGCATCTGGTCTATATCGCGACCCAGGGACCGCTTGGCCATTCGGCGCTCTCGGCCGCGCGCGCGCTCGGGATCCCGACCGTCACCGGTTTTCACACCCAATTCCATCAATACAGTCAGCATTATGGACTCGGGATTCTGACCCACCAGATCGCCGAGACCCTGCGCCATTTCCATAACCGTTCGGATGCGACCCTGGTGCCGACCGCGGAGTTGAAGGCCGAGCTGTCGAGCGGCGGTTTTCAGAACGTCCATGTCTTCGGGCGTGGCGTGGATGTCACGCGCTTCTCGCCGGCCTGGCGCGATCCGGCGTTACGCCGTTCATGGGGCTGCGACGACGACACCCTGGTCGCGGTCTACGTCGGCAGGGTCGCCGCCGAGAAAAATCTGGATCTCGCCCGCGAGGCATTTCAGGCGATTTTGGCCGAGCGTTCCAACGCCCGTTTCGTCCTGGTCGGCGATGGGCCCGAACTCGCGCATCTGCGCCGCGAGTTCCCCGACTTCATCTGCGCGGGGGCCAGGGTTGGCGACGCACTCTCCGCCCACTATGCTTCAGGGGATCTCTTCCTCTTCCCGAGCCTGACCGAGACCTTCGGCAACGTGGTCACCGAGGCCATGGCGAGCGGACTGCCGGTCATCGCATTTGATTATGCTGCGGCGCATGCCCACATTGAATCCTGGGTCAATGGCGTGACCCTCGCCGTTGGCGACAGCGCCGCCTTCATTGCCGCCAGTCGCGCCGCAGCTCAAGACCCTGTTCGTCTGCGTCAGCTAGGCGCGGCGGCCAGAAAAACCGCCGAGGGGATCAGTTGGGATCGCGTTCTTGGCAGGGTCGAGGAACGTCTCTTCGAGGTGATCCGCCGACACGGCGGAATGGAGGTTTGTCATGAGGCCATGGCTGCAACACCTGAATAA
- a CDS encoding 2-isopropylmalate synthase — translation MTAKDHLIIFDTTLRDGEQSPGASMTRDEKVRIAKALERLRVDVIEAGFPIASPGDFAAVKAVAEAIKDSRVCGLARALDADIDRAGEALKGANAGRIHTFIATSPIHMEKKLRMSPDQVLEQAVYAVKRARNYTDDVEFSPEDAGRSEIDFLCRVLEAVIDAGARTVNIPDTVGYNIPDQFGSLIATLRERVPNADQAVFSVHCHNDLGLAVANSLAAVRNGARQVECTINGLGERAGNAALEEVVMAVRTRQDLFDCQTQLDTTQIMTCSRLVSGITGFPVQPNKAVVGINAFAHESGIHQDGVLKSRETYEIMRAQDVGWSENRMVLGKHSGRNAFRARLDELGVALNSEEELNAAFSRFKDLADKKHEIFDEDLQALVTDATLETANERVKLVSLRVCSETGETPYAELVLTFDGVEQSGAASGGGPVDATFKAIETIVDSATVLRLYSVNAITSGTDAQGEVTVRLEKGGRIVNGQGADTDIVIASAKAYLNACNKILHPAQRAHPQIGDV, via the coding sequence ATGACCGCGAAAGACCACCTGATCATCTTCGATACCACGCTGCGCGACGGCGAACAGAGCCCCGGCGCCTCCATGACCCGCGACGAGAAGGTGCGGATCGCCAAGGCGCTGGAACGCCTGCGGGTGGATGTGATCGAGGCCGGTTTCCCGATCGCCAGTCCGGGCGATTTCGCGGCCGTGAAGGCGGTGGCCGAGGCGATCAAGGACAGCCGGGTGTGCGGTCTGGCGCGGGCACTCGATGCCGACATCGATCGCGCGGGCGAGGCGCTGAAGGGCGCTAACGCGGGACGCATCCATACCTTTATTGCGACGTCGCCCATTCATATGGAGAAGAAGCTGCGGATGTCGCCCGATCAGGTGCTCGAACAGGCGGTCTACGCGGTCAAGCGGGCGCGCAACTATACCGACGACGTGGAGTTCTCGCCGGAAGATGCCGGGCGCTCCGAGATCGATTTCCTCTGCCGGGTGCTGGAGGCCGTGATCGACGCGGGCGCCCGCACCGTCAATATCCCGGATACGGTCGGCTACAACATTCCGGATCAGTTCGGCAGCCTGATCGCGACCCTGCGCGAGCGGGTGCCGAATGCCGATCAAGCCGTCTTTTCGGTCCACTGTCACAACGATCTGGGGCTCGCGGTCGCCAACTCGCTGGCGGCGGTGCGCAACGGCGCGCGTCAGGTCGAATGCACCATCAACGGGCTGGGCGAGCGCGCCGGCAACGCCGCGCTGGAAGAGGTCGTGATGGCGGTGCGCACCCGCCAGGATCTCTTCGACTGTCAGACCCAGCTCGACACCACGCAGATCATGACCTGTTCGCGGCTGGTGTCCGGGATCACCGGCTTTCCGGTGCAGCCCAACAAGGCGGTGGTGGGCATCAACGCCTTCGCCCACGAGTCCGGCATCCACCAGGATGGCGTGCTCAAGAGCCGCGAGACCTACGAGATCATGCGCGCCCAGGATGTGGGCTGGAGCGAGAACCGCATGGTGCTGGGCAAGCACTCGGGTCGCAATGCCTTCCGCGCGCGTCTGGACGAACTGGGCGTGGCGCTGAACTCCGAGGAGGAACTCAACGCGGCCTTCTCGCGCTTCAAGGATCTGGCGGACAAAAAGCACGAGATTTTCGACGAGGACTTGCAGGCACTGGTGACCGACGCGACGCTGGAGACGGCGAACGAGCGGGTCAAGCTGGTGTCGCTACGCGTCTGCTCCGAAACCGGCGAAACGCCCTACGCCGAGCTGGTGCTGACCTTCGACGGCGTCGAGCAGTCGGGCGCGGCTAGCGGCGGCGGGCCGGTGGATGCGACCTTCAAGGCCATCGAGACGATCGTCGACAGCGCCACTGTGCTGCGGCTCTATTCGGTCAACGCCATCACCAGCGGGACCGACGCGCAGGGCGAGGTGACGGTGCGTCTGGAAAAGGGCGGGCGGATCGTCAACGGGCAAGGGGCCGATACCGACATCGTGATCGCTTCGGCCAAGGCGTATCTTAATGCCTGCAACAAGATCCTGCATCCGGCGCAACGCGCCCATCCGCAGATCGGCGATGTCTGA
- a CDS encoding lysophospholipid acyltransferase family protein — translation MMAKSLWRSLRVIEHLTTGAIIALYIRLRSSIGRRPVWVPQAVHWWHARLCRALGLRLRIVGRVEPGCLLVGNHISWLDIPIVGAQHEIAFLSKSEVRGWPLIGWMAEIAGTLFIERGAHQADRIAACIVAEVARGHPLMIFPEGTTSEGHCVRRFHPRLFSVAQDSGIRIQPVAIGYRRGEDPTPDPHAPYVDDDTLIANLWQIIRHPDLVAHIQFLPPLRADDDATRRSLAESSRLAIVTALGLDPENDRRRGHDRPETAPASGESTLSSPDPSPA, via the coding sequence ATGATGGCAAAATCGCTCTGGAGAAGTCTGCGCGTCATCGAGCACCTGACCACGGGTGCAATCATCGCCCTGTACATCCGTCTGCGCTCCAGCATCGGCCGGCGGCCCGTCTGGGTGCCCCAAGCGGTGCACTGGTGGCATGCCCGGCTGTGCCGCGCGCTGGGTTTGCGGCTGCGGATCGTGGGGCGCGTCGAGCCTGGCTGTCTGCTGGTCGGCAACCATATCTCCTGGCTCGACATCCCCATCGTCGGCGCCCAGCATGAAATCGCCTTCCTCTCCAAGTCGGAGGTCAGGGGCTGGCCGCTCATCGGCTGGATGGCCGAGATCGCCGGGACGCTCTTTATCGAGCGCGGCGCGCATCAGGCCGACCGCATCGCCGCGTGCATTGTCGCGGAGGTCGCGCGCGGACATCCGCTGATGATCTTCCCCGAGGGCACCACCAGCGAAGGTCATTGCGTCCGCCGCTTTCATCCGCGGCTCTTCAGTGTCGCGCAAGATTCCGGGATTCGCATCCAGCCGGTCGCGATCGGTTATCGCCGGGGCGAGGATCCGACACCGGATCCCCACGCGCCCTATGTCGACGACGACACGCTGATCGCCAATCTCTGGCAAATTATCCGTCACCCGGATCTGGTCGCCCACATCCAGTTTCTCCCGCCGTTGCGGGCGGACGACGACGCGACGCGACGTTCGCTGGCCGAGTCCTCGCGGCTGGCGATCGTCACGGCGCTTGGTCTGGATCCGGAGAATGACCGACGCCGCGGACATGACCGGCCGGAGACCGCCCCCGCAAGTGGCGAATCCACCCTGAGCAGCCCCGATCCGAGCCCCGCCTGA
- a CDS encoding GNAT family N-acetyltransferase: MVASASASASTAPRGERLFAELAASAQEVREAQSLRYRVFGEEMGAQLKGVAGLDSDEFDDHCQHLLVRDAQSGRVVGCTRLLSDAQAARLGRFYSEGEFELGSITRLKGRLLEVGRTCIAPEFRQGSAIAVLWSGLAGYITLHGFDYLFGCASVPLGDQDIQAAAIMNRLRRQAMSPESLRVTPRVTLLTAQVSEDILDAPLPALLRAYVRLGAKACGEPCRDPDFGVADVLMLLNVDELNPSYSRHFLERMTAG, from the coding sequence ATGGTCGCTTCCGCTTCCGCCTCCGCGTCGACCGCCCCGCGCGGCGAACGTCTGTTCGCCGAACTCGCCGCTTCCGCCCAGGAGGTCCGCGAGGCTCAATCCCTGCGCTATCGTGTCTTCGGCGAGGAAATGGGGGCGCAACTCAAGGGCGTGGCGGGGCTCGATAGCGACGAGTTCGACGACCACTGTCAGCACCTGCTGGTGCGCGATGCGCAAAGCGGCCGGGTCGTTGGCTGTACCCGCCTTCTGTCGGACGCGCAAGCCGCCCGCCTCGGGCGCTTCTATTCCGAAGGCGAATTCGAGCTGGGGTCGATTACCCGTCTCAAGGGGCGTCTCCTGGAAGTCGGACGGACCTGCATCGCTCCGGAATTCCGCCAGGGATCGGCCATCGCCGTGCTCTGGTCCGGACTGGCCGGCTACATCACTCTGCATGGTTTTGATTATCTCTTTGGCTGCGCCAGCGTTCCGCTCGGAGACCAGGACATCCAGGCCGCGGCCATCATGAACCGGCTACGCCGGCAGGCCATGTCGCCAGAGAGCCTGCGCGTGACGCCGCGCGTGACGCTGCTGACCGCTCAGGTCTCCGAGGACATCCTCGATGCCCCGCTGCCAGCACTGCTGCGCGCCTATGTCCGGTTGGGCGCCAAGGCTTGTGGCGAACCCTGCCGGGATCCCGATTTCGGGGTGGCGGACGTGCTCATGCTGCTCAATGTCGATGAACTGAACCCCAGCTATTCGCGCCATTTCCTCGAACGGATGACCGCCGGTTGA
- a CDS encoding Ferredoxin-dependent bilin reductase/proto-chlorophyllide reductase 57 kD subunit, with product MPDDRTPDAEASLWDRFEALFLDRLQGCLERDDFTEYSSHRQAAETRILARSRLYQGEKLDRVMIHQYTLKPGRGGLVIFAYPRLEYAVPSFLLHIGGMPPARTLLILDLAPCSATLDMTPFGAVAQMQRAALELPDAEVEWLRPVTSPHLLYCPLKPLEPERFLPAFAAVVETWRAAYLEPAARDGDATSMKARGDAVLELKKVLFRNDPAFPVFTRAFGQGMSDVFAEAAFGGDPGLSIADAIEPLPTPGSWVNKKFGVSWRADAQERVHEAPAFLRPIIRRIIEKEAVKEGMPVVTLELVLRCEKKYRSGMEL from the coding sequence ATGCCCGACGATAGAACGCCAGACGCCGAAGCGTCGCTGTGGGACCGCTTCGAGGCGTTGTTCCTCGACCGTTTGCAGGGTTGTCTGGAACGCGACGACTTCACCGAATACAGCAGCCATCGTCAGGCCGCCGAGACGCGGATTCTGGCACGCTCCCGTCTCTACCAGGGCGAGAAGCTCGATCGGGTGATGATTCATCAGTACACCCTCAAGCCAGGCCGAGGCGGTCTGGTGATCTTCGCCTACCCGCGTCTGGAGTACGCGGTTCCCTCCTTCCTGCTGCACATCGGCGGCATGCCGCCAGCGCGGACGCTCCTTATTCTGGATCTCGCGCCCTGCTCCGCGACGCTGGACATGACCCCTTTCGGCGCGGTGGCGCAGATGCAGCGGGCGGCGCTGGAACTCCCCGACGCCGAGGTTGAGTGGCTGCGTCCGGTTACCTCGCCCCACCTCCTGTACTGCCCGCTCAAGCCGCTGGAACCCGAGCGTTTTCTCCCGGCCTTCGCGGCCGTTGTCGAGACCTGGCGCGCGGCCTATCTCGAACCCGCCGCGCGCGACGGGGACGCGACATCCATGAAGGCGCGTGGCGATGCGGTGCTGGAGTTGAAAAAGGTACTTTTCCGCAACGATCCGGCCTTCCCGGTCTTTACCCGTGCCTTCGGGCAGGGGATGTCCGACGTGTTCGCCGAGGCCGCGTTCGGGGGCGATCCGGGGCTGTCGATCGCCGATGCCATCGAACCGCTGCCCACGCCGGGGAGCTGGGTCAACAAAAAATTCGGGGTGAGCTGGCGCGCGGACGCCCAGGAACGGGTGCACGAGGCGCCGGCCTTCCTGCGGCCGATCATCCGACGCATCATCGAGAAGGAAGCGGTCAAGGAGGGGATGCCCGTCGTCACGTTGGAACTCGTCCTGCGCTGCGAAAAGAAATATCGCAGCGGCATGGAACTCTGA
- a CDS encoding sulfur globule family protein, with translation MKKLATAAAIATLLGVSASASAWWGGPWGNDGYRNSGWGDGVGDMFSDMFGDGYGDFSMNMSGGGRGYGRGRGYGRGYGDYYGYGYGYPYGGYGYPYGGYGVPYYGGGYPYGVPYGAPVAPAAPAAPAQPQSK, from the coding sequence ATGAAAAAGCTTGCTACCGCTGCCGCGATTGCCACACTTCTGGGTGTTTCCGCTTCCGCTTCCGCCTGGTGGGGCGGTCCCTGGGGCAACGACGGTTACCGCAATAGCGGCTGGGGCGACGGCGTCGGCGACATGTTCAGCGACATGTTCGGCGATGGCTACGGCGACTTCAGCATGAACATGAGCGGCGGTGGCCGTGGTTATGGTCGCGGTCGCGGCTACGGTCGCGGCTATGGCGACTACTACGGCTACGGTTATGGCTATCCCTACGGTGGTTATGGCTATCCGTATGGCGGCTATGGCGTTCCCTACTATGGCGGCGGCTATCCGTATGGCGTTCCTTACGGCGCGCCGGTTGCTCCCGCGGCTCCGGCCGCGCCTGCCCAGCCTCAGTCCAAGTAA
- a CDS encoding uracil-DNA glycosylase, translating to MDEVVRRGYLRALGVTVWEPRFGLGPGGEEANPVDRTPAPDAAANPVQASASSQTSGVGETFGGADIPPASGRGARPPPGLDDQGVAQEPDDEGAMFEAYQSWARMGDDPMDDGLDEEKAEDVATMDWDRLMGAVAACRACGLCETRTQTVFGVGDRNADLLVIGEAPGADEDRLGEPFVGRAGQLLTPMLGAIGLSRDQVYITNVLKCRPPGNRDPKPEEIQRCEGYLRRQVALIRPRVILAVGRIAAQSLLRTDEPLGRLRGRWLTFGTASIPLRVTYHPAYLLRSPEQKAKAWEDLLEVRRRMTNISSV from the coding sequence ATGGACGAGGTTGTCCGCCGAGGTTATCTGCGCGCCCTGGGGGTGACGGTCTGGGAGCCGCGTTTCGGTTTGGGGCCGGGCGGCGAGGAGGCGAACCCGGTCGACCGGACGCCAGCGCCTGACGCCGCGGCGAATCCGGTCCAGGCGTCCGCCTCCAGCCAGACGTCGGGTGTCGGCGAGACGTTCGGCGGGGCGGATATCCCGCCCGCCAGCGGGCGGGGCGCCCGCCCCCCACCGGGCCTGGACGACCAGGGCGTGGCTCAAGAGCCCGATGACGAAGGCGCGATGTTCGAGGCGTATCAGTCATGGGCGCGAATGGGCGATGACCCGATGGACGATGGTCTGGACGAGGAGAAGGCGGAGGATGTCGCCACCATGGACTGGGATCGACTCATGGGCGCCGTCGCGGCTTGCCGTGCCTGCGGTCTGTGCGAGACCCGCACCCAGACCGTCTTCGGGGTCGGCGATCGGAACGCGGATCTGCTGGTGATCGGCGAGGCGCCGGGCGCTGACGAGGATCGGCTGGGGGAGCCGTTCGTGGGCCGGGCGGGACAATTGCTGACGCCGATGCTGGGCGCGATCGGATTGTCCCGCGATCAGGTCTATATCACCAACGTGCTGAAGTGTCGCCCGCCGGGCAATCGCGATCCCAAGCCCGAGGAAATCCAGCGTTGCGAAGGCTATCTGCGGCGGCAAGTGGCCTTGATCCGGCCGCGTGTCATTCTGGCGGTCGGGCGCATCGCGGCGCAGAGCCTGCTGCGCACGGACGAACCCTTGGGACGCTTGCGCGGTCGGTGGTTGACGTTCGGGACGGCGTCGATCCCGCTGCGCGTGACCTACCATCCCGCCTATCTGCTGCGTTCTCCCGAACAGAAGGCGAAGGCGTGGGAGGATCTGCTTGAAGTCAGACGGAGGATGACTAATATATCTTCAGTGTGA
- a CDS encoding response regulator, giving the protein MRPCHTSLGHESSPGAPGFPGQRFLSPPGHGRGGRAASGKAQAGVFQPYIGAFIILTTLAVALLGYFLIDTRHQTEQSVNAACANEAHIVASTFDSTLRRIDATTALIADTVRDDLLTGQPSAERRARVDGELLALARNFPELAGYRVFDVQGSLLFTSGLDIKILNIADRSFFRASREDPTSELRFSETLKSKHNGRPIMLGYRSVLDDAGNFRGSIVASIDLDYFSTLFSEIQVGTQGMVSVRRSDDSRLVVRWPIVESQANNPALHTPPYRRIQAGERQGVIRYIGKTDGVDRIFAFRQVNDFPFYVLVGRAVEEQFLAWRKTAVISTLLTLCGLLLIGFSLGRIGQGEATLRKSEQRFRDIAFTLGDWIWEVDGEWRYTYVSEQVKAALGYPPEALLGRTPFAFMPADEAARMGVLLQELTARRAPFRDLDNRCLHRDGTLRVLRSSGVPILSRHGELLGYRGSDRDMTEQTRLADELSRYQHRLEDMVSRRTAELETVNLELAKAIQVAETANRAKSEFLANMSHEIRTPLNGVLGLAQIGQRESVGQGKSQDYFARILDSGKLLLGILNDILDFSKIEAGKLVVESMPFVPRRVVDSALGVIAERAAAKGLVLTARIDANLPDACLGDPTRLTQILLNFLSNAVKFTDRGRIVLEANRQGDTLTFVVTDTGIGMTREQVKRLFTPFEQADSSTTRKYGGTGLGLSISKRLAALMGGEIRIESTPGSGSCCALWLPYRACAAPADSTPSDGPFAPRAQPRLVGLRILAAEDNTVNQQVLQEMLSLEGAALTLVGDGRQAVETIARQRDAFDLVLMDVQMPEMDGLEATRRIQAMAFDLPVIGQTAHALAEEREKCRLAGMVDTLTKPLDHEQLVTMILRHGVPRDRGQPERAAASEESLELALRQAHQGRRILLVEDDAINQEIALILLRDGPGLAVDVAEDGRLAVGMARAGAYDLILMDMRMPVMEGPDAARAIRQLPGYRRVPIIAMTASDLAEDIQHCLDSGMNDYLAKPVDPSVLYRALLTWLPGIRNAVPGTRPSQVDRPIAYNGPS; this is encoded by the coding sequence ATGCGCCCTTGCCACACCTCCCTCGGCCACGAATCCAGTCCCGGCGCTCCGGGATTCCCCGGCCAGCGATTCCTGTCTCCGCCGGGGCATGGGCGGGGCGGGCGCGCCGCTTCCGGCAAGGCTCAGGCCGGCGTATTTCAGCCCTATATCGGCGCTTTCATCATCCTGACGACCCTGGCCGTGGCGCTGCTTGGCTACTTCCTGATCGACACGCGCCATCAAACCGAACAGTCGGTCAATGCGGCCTGTGCCAACGAGGCCCATATCGTCGCCTCCACGTTCGATTCCACCCTGCGGCGGATCGATGCCACGACCGCGCTGATTGCCGACACCGTCCGCGACGACCTCCTGACCGGCCAGCCATCGGCCGAGCGGCGGGCGAGAGTCGATGGCGAATTGCTGGCCTTGGCGCGGAATTTTCCCGAGCTGGCGGGTTATCGCGTGTTCGATGTCCAAGGCTCCTTGCTGTTCACCAGCGGGCTGGACATCAAGATTCTGAATATTGCCGACCGAAGCTTTTTCCGTGCCAGCCGGGAGGATCCCACGTCAGAGCTGCGGTTTTCCGAGACCCTTAAGAGCAAACATAACGGTCGGCCGATTATGTTGGGGTATCGGTCTGTGCTGGACGATGCCGGCAACTTTCGCGGCTCGATCGTCGCCAGCATCGATCTGGACTATTTTTCCACGCTGTTCTCGGAAATTCAGGTGGGCACACAGGGCATGGTGAGCGTCCGGCGCAGCGACGACAGCCGGCTGGTCGTGCGCTGGCCGATTGTCGAGTCCCAGGCCAACAACCCGGCCCTGCACACGCCGCCCTATCGGCGGATTCAGGCCGGCGAGCGGCAAGGCGTGATCCGCTACATCGGCAAGACCGATGGCGTCGACCGGATTTTTGCCTTCCGCCAAGTCAACGATTTTCCCTTCTACGTGCTGGTTGGCCGGGCCGTCGAGGAGCAATTCCTTGCCTGGCGGAAGACGGCGGTCATTTCGACCCTGTTGACATTGTGCGGCCTGCTGCTGATCGGTTTTTCGCTCGGTCGGATCGGTCAGGGCGAGGCGACCCTGCGCAAGAGCGAGCAGCGCTTCCGCGACATCGCCTTCACCCTCGGCGACTGGATCTGGGAAGTCGATGGCGAGTGGCGCTACACCTATGTCTCGGAACAGGTCAAGGCGGCGCTCGGTTATCCGCCGGAAGCCCTGCTGGGCCGCACGCCCTTTGCGTTCATGCCGGCGGATGAAGCGGCACGAATGGGTGTCCTGTTGCAGGAACTGACGGCACGCCGCGCACCCTTCCGGGATCTGGACAATCGCTGTCTGCATCGGGACGGAACCTTGCGTGTCTTGCGGAGCAGCGGCGTTCCGATCTTGTCCAGGCATGGAGAACTGCTCGGCTACCGCGGCTCCGACCGGGACATGACCGAACAAACCCGCCTGGCCGACGAATTGTCGCGCTACCAGCATCGACTGGAAGACATGGTCAGCCGCCGCACGGCCGAATTGGAGACCGTCAACCTTGAGCTTGCCAAGGCCATACAGGTCGCGGAGACCGCCAACCGTGCCAAGAGCGAATTCCTCGCCAACATGAGCCACGAAATCCGCACGCCCCTCAACGGCGTGCTCGGCCTCGCGCAAATCGGCCAGCGCGAGAGCGTCGGGCAAGGCAAATCCCAGGACTACTTCGCGCGTATCCTCGACTCGGGCAAGCTGCTGCTTGGCATCCTCAACGACATCCTCGACTTTTCCAAGATCGAGGCCGGCAAGCTGGTCGTCGAGTCCATGCCGTTCGTTCCCCGGCGCGTTGTCGACTCGGCCCTTGGCGTGATCGCCGAGCGTGCCGCCGCCAAGGGGTTGGTCTTGACCGCCAGGATCGACGCCAATTTGCCCGACGCCTGTCTCGGCGATCCCACCCGACTGACGCAGATCCTGCTGAATTTCCTCTCGAACGCCGTCAAATTCACTGATCGCGGCCGCATCGTCCTGGAGGCGAACCGGCAGGGCGATACCCTTACGTTCGTCGTCACGGATACCGGTATCGGGATGACCCGCGAGCAGGTCAAGCGCCTGTTCACGCCCTTCGAGCAGGCCGATTCCAGCACCACCCGCAAATACGGCGGCACCGGCCTCGGGCTCTCGATCAGCAAACGCCTCGCGGCACTCATGGGGGGTGAGATTCGCATCGAGAGCACACCGGGAAGCGGCTCCTGTTGCGCGCTCTGGTTGCCCTATCGCGCCTGCGCGGCACCGGCGGATTCCACTCCGTCCGATGGCCCGTTCGCGCCGCGCGCCCAGCCCCGTCTCGTCGGTCTGCGGATTCTCGCGGCCGAGGACAACACGGTGAATCAACAGGTGCTGCAGGAGATGCTGAGCCTCGAAGGGGCGGCGCTCACCCTGGTCGGCGATGGCCGGCAGGCGGTCGAGACGATCGCGCGTCAACGCGACGCCTTCGATCTGGTTCTGATGGATGTGCAGATGCCGGAGATGGACGGGCTGGAGGCGACGCGGCGCATCCAGGCCATGGCCTTCGATTTGCCGGTCATCGGCCAGACCGCGCACGCACTTGCCGAAGAGCGTGAGAAATGCCGGCTCGCCGGCATGGTCGACACACTCACCAAACCGCTCGACCACGAACAACTGGTCACCATGATCCTGCGCCATGGCGTGCCGCGTGACCGGGGACAGCCCGAGCGCGCGGCGGCGTCCGAGGAGAGCCTCGAACTGGCGCTACGCCAGGCACATCAGGGGCGTCGGATCCTGCTCGTCGAGGACGATGCGATCAATCAGGAGATTGCGCTCATCCTGCTGCGCGATGGCCCTGGACTGGCGGTGGATGTCGCCGAAGACGGTCGACTGGCCGTCGGCATGGCACGCGCTGGCGCCTACGACCTGATCTTGATGGATATGCGGATGCCGGTGATGGAGGGGCCGGACGCCGCCCGTGCCATTCGACAGTTGCCCGGCTATCGGCGCGTCCCCATCATCGCCATGACGGCCAGCGATCTCGCCGAGGATATCCAGCACTGTCTTGACTCGGGCATGAACGATTATCTCGCCAAGCCGGTCGACCCGTCGGTGCTGTATCGTGCATTACTGACATGGCTGCCCGGAATCCGCAACGCTGTTCCAGGCACTCGACCATCCCAGGTCGACCGGCCGATCGCCTACAATGGGCCATCGTAA
- a CDS encoding phosphatase PAP2 family protein has protein sequence MRPWLQHLNNREASICRTWSRSGQRVWVQRPFAVVSRLGDGVFWYCLMAILPLLYGVEGLKASLHMLITGGVALALYKSLKGVTRRERPCHHASDIMALVPPLDRYSFPSGHTLHAVSFSAVAVYYFPQLAWLLIPFTALVASSRILLGLHYPSDVLVATLIGLTLAYSSLSIVA, from the coding sequence ATGAGGCCATGGCTGCAACACCTGAATAATCGCGAGGCGTCCATCTGTCGAACCTGGAGCCGATCAGGCCAGCGCGTCTGGGTCCAGCGGCCATTCGCGGTCGTGAGCCGACTCGGCGACGGCGTCTTCTGGTATTGCCTGATGGCAATTCTGCCATTGCTGTATGGTGTCGAGGGTCTCAAGGCCAGCCTGCACATGCTGATCACCGGCGGCGTGGCGCTGGCGCTGTACAAGTCGCTCAAGGGCGTGACCCGGCGCGAACGGCCCTGTCATCACGCGAGCGACATCATGGCCCTGGTACCGCCGCTCGACCGTTACAGCTTTCCCTCCGGGCATACGCTCCATGCCGTCAGTTTCTCGGCCGTGGCCGTTTATTATTTTCCGCAACTGGCCTGGCTGCTGATTCCCTTCACGGCCCTGGTCGCCAGTTCCCGGATTCTGCTTGGCCTGCACTATCCGAGCGACGTTCTGGTGGCAACCCTGATCGGTTTGACGCTCGCCTACTCCAGTCTTTCAATCGTCGCCTGA